In the Chroococcidiopsis sp. SAG 2025 genome, one interval contains:
- the miaB gene encoding tRNA (N6-isopentenyl adenosine(37)-C2)-methylthiotransferase MiaB, translating to MTTANRRYHITTFGCQMNKADSERMAGILEDMGFEWSEDPNEANLLLYNTCTIRDNAEQKVYSYLGRQAKRKQEQADLTIVVAGCVAQQEGETLLRRVPEIDLVMGPQHANRLGELLEQVFDGNQVVATEPIQIVEDITKPRRDSTVTAWVNVIYGCNERCTYCVVPNVRGVEQSRTPEVIKAEMVELGKQGYKEITLLGQNIDAYGRDLPGTTPEGRHLHTLTDLLYYVHDVPGVDRLRFATSHPRYFTERLIRACAELPKVCEHFHIPFQSGDNEVLKRMSRGYTHEKYRRIIDKIRQLMPDASISADAIVGFPGETEAQFENTLKLVADIGFDHLNTAAYSPRPGTPAALWDAQLSEEVKSDRLQRLNHLVATTAQARSQRYLGRVEEVLVEDQNPKNPQQVMGRTRGNRLTFFDGDIVQLKGKSVTVKITEVRAFSLTGEPIEARQLVVS from the coding sequence ATGACCACTGCTAACCGCCGCTATCACATCACGACTTTTGGCTGCCAGATGAACAAGGCTGACTCCGAACGCATGGCTGGCATCCTTGAGGATATGGGCTTCGAGTGGTCAGAAGACCCAAATGAAGCAAACTTACTCCTCTACAATACTTGCACGATTCGGGACAACGCCGAGCAAAAAGTTTATTCCTACTTAGGCAGACAGGCGAAGCGCAAGCAGGAACAAGCAGACTTAACAATCGTTGTCGCTGGTTGCGTGGCACAGCAAGAAGGAGAAACACTGCTGCGACGAGTACCGGAAATCGATCTCGTCATGGGACCCCAACATGCTAATCGATTGGGGGAATTGCTGGAACAAGTATTCGACGGCAATCAAGTTGTAGCAACAGAACCAATTCAAATTGTCGAAGATATTACGAAACCGCGCCGCGATAGCACCGTAACGGCTTGGGTAAACGTGATTTATGGTTGCAACGAACGTTGTACTTACTGCGTGGTTCCCAACGTGCGCGGCGTAGAACAGTCTCGCACGCCGGAGGTGATTAAAGCCGAGATGGTAGAGTTAGGCAAGCAGGGATACAAGGAAATTACCTTACTCGGTCAAAATATCGATGCCTACGGACGCGACTTACCAGGAACTACCCCAGAAGGCAGACACTTACACACGCTGACAGATTTACTCTACTACGTCCACGACGTGCCAGGAGTTGATCGCCTCCGTTTTGCTACCAGCCACCCGCGTTATTTCACCGAACGATTAATTCGTGCCTGTGCGGAGTTACCCAAGGTATGCGAGCATTTTCACATTCCCTTCCAATCGGGTGATAACGAAGTCCTCAAACGGATGTCACGGGGTTACACGCACGAAAAATATCGGCGGATTATCGATAAAATTCGGCAACTCATGCCCGATGCTTCAATTAGTGCTGATGCCATTGTCGGCTTTCCTGGGGAAACTGAAGCACAGTTTGAAAATACGCTCAAATTAGTTGCTGATATTGGTTTCGACCATTTGAATACAGCGGCTTATTCCCCTCGTCCCGGGACTCCCGCTGCTTTATGGGATGCACAATTAAGTGAAGAAGTCAAGAGCGATCGCCTGCAAAGATTAAATCATTTGGTCGCCACCACAGCTCAAGCGCGATCGCAGCGTTATTTAGGTAGAGTTGAGGAAGTTTTAGTCGAAGACCAAAACCCCAAAAATCCCCAGCAAGTGATGGGAAGAACGAGGGGAAATCGTTTGACGTTCTTTGATGGCGATATTGTCCAGCTCAAGGGTAAATCAGTCACAGTCAAAATTACCGAAGTACGGGCTTTTAGTTTGACAGGAGAACCGATAGAAGCGCGACAATTGGTAGTTAGTTGA
- a CDS encoding glycosyltransferase family 2 protein, with protein MTKVSVIVLVYNSEPYIAATIRSVLAQTYKNFEILVIDDGSPDRSVEICQQFNEPRIRIIRQENRGVPAARNTGIRHARGEYIAFLDGDDLWLPQKLEKQIAHLESSPFVGMSFCRSSFVDENGECLGTYQMPKLKGINLPYLLRCNPIGNGSAGVIRRKVLEDIKFTHQRHGIFEDCYFDEQFRVSGGETDFLLRILIQTQWEIEGIPAALTLYRVNSGGMTANLLKRLESASQEVEKTRSYAPELNLRWRGAIKAYYIRYLARSAVRFREGKTSVKLIHLALANYGKLIFEEPYRTLSTLLAAHLLLLLPQKLYNRIEILFVKAIGTIQKRKIRRDTLNSR; from the coding sequence ATGACAAAAGTTTCTGTTATTGTTCTGGTTTACAATAGTGAACCATATATTGCAGCGACAATTCGTTCAGTGTTAGCCCAAACTTATAAAAACTTTGAAATTCTAGTCATAGATGACGGTTCGCCCGATCGCAGTGTAGAAATTTGTCAGCAGTTTAACGAGCCGAGAATTAGAATTATTCGTCAAGAAAATCGCGGCGTACCAGCGGCGAGAAACACGGGAATTCGTCATGCACGAGGAGAATATATCGCCTTCTTAGATGGAGACGATTTGTGGTTGCCGCAAAAATTAGAAAAACAAATCGCACATTTAGAATCATCTCCTTTTGTCGGGATGAGTTTTTGTCGTTCTAGTTTTGTTGATGAAAATGGTGAGTGTTTAGGAACTTACCAAATGCCTAAGCTAAAAGGAATTAACTTACCGTATCTACTCCGTTGTAATCCAATTGGAAATGGCTCGGCAGGAGTCATCCGTCGCAAAGTTTTAGAAGATATCAAATTCACGCATCAGCGGCATGGAATTTTTGAAGACTGCTATTTTGACGAACAATTTAGAGTATCGGGAGGAGAAACTGATTTTTTACTACGAATTTTGATTCAAACCCAATGGGAAATAGAAGGTATTCCCGCAGCTTTGACGCTATACAGAGTCAATTCTGGAGGCATGACAGCAAACTTACTGAAACGGTTAGAATCTGCCAGCCAAGAAGTTGAAAAAACTCGTTCGTACGCACCAGAATTAAACTTGCGTTGGCGCGGGGCAATTAAAGCTTACTATATCAGGTATTTAGCCCGCAGTGCCGTCCGGTTTCGGGAAGGAAAAACATCTGTTAAATTAATTCATTTAGCTTTAGCTAATTATGGGAAATTAATATTTGAGGAACCCTATCGAACTCTCTCAACCCTATTAGCCGCTCATTTACTCTTACTGCTACCGCAAAAATTATATAATCGAATTGAGATTTTATTTGTCAAAGCGATCGGCACTATCCAAAAACGAAAGATTAGAAGGGATACTTTGAATAGTCGTTGA
- a CDS encoding antibiotic biosynthesis monooxygenase family protein, giving the protein MPTIAKHNEVITVIIIFVVEPEQQQELINTIVEFVEAEVKHQAGFVSSSLHKSLDGIRVLNYAQWKTLEDYKAFLNNSEVQARGTVKLSNFHLLDSRVYEVTISLPESADLTISPGRLIHLGEFRMQPENQSRLIELERENVTIALEHPDLLSANFHRSLDGTRTMNYGFWQTLDNFELLVKEPKFAPVREYWQDLSKNEFHLYEVVFTEPHE; this is encoded by the coding sequence ATGCCTACTATTGCCAAACACAATGAGGTTATTACAGTCATCATTATTTTTGTTGTAGAACCAGAACAACAGCAGGAACTAATCAATACGATTGTTGAATTCGTGGAGGCAGAGGTAAAGCACCAAGCTGGTTTTGTTTCATCAAGTCTCCACAAAAGTTTAGACGGTATCAGAGTCCTAAACTACGCTCAGTGGAAAACTCTAGAAGATTACAAAGCTTTCCTTAATAACTCTGAAGTACAAGCGCGGGGAACAGTTAAATTATCCAATTTTCATTTACTAGATTCCCGCGTATACGAGGTGACGATTTCTTTACCGGAATCAGCAGACCTCACAATTTCTCCAGGGCGCTTAATTCACTTGGGAGAATTTAGAATGCAGCCGGAAAATCAGTCTCGCTTGATAGAGCTAGAGCGAGAAAACGTTACAATTGCGTTAGAACACCCCGATCTATTGTCTGCAAATTTTCACCGTTCGCTGGATGGAACGCGCACGATGAATTATGGATTTTGGCAAACCCTCGATAATTTTGAACTCCTAGTCAAAGAACCAAAATTTGCCCCCGTGCGGGAATATTGGCAAGATTTATCAAAAAACGAATTTCACCTGTACGAAGTCGTTTTCACCGAACCTCATGAGTAA